A genomic stretch from Serratia entomophila includes:
- a CDS encoding DUF3313 domain-containing protein, producing the protein MKITCATLLPLALLLAACSSAVTEKEKYSAFLANYNDITKGKSASGKDVLYWKDPDVDFSKYKYLVYQPMTYFPKPKPSEMVSQRALDNILNYTNRQFKQAMGSHFVLQDIPRENTLIFRGAITAIDTQKKGLQLYEVLPITLLVAATQSVTGHRTMESAVYMEGEFIDASTQQPVIKVVRKASGENLNNEKSQLKVADVKNAIDIIATDIKEYNTL; encoded by the coding sequence ATGAAAATAACCTGCGCAACGCTGCTGCCTTTGGCATTATTACTGGCGGCCTGTTCTTCTGCGGTAACCGAAAAGGAAAAGTACTCGGCGTTTCTCGCCAATTATAATGACATCACCAAGGGCAAGTCGGCATCCGGTAAGGATGTTTTATATTGGAAAGATCCCGATGTTGATTTTTCAAAATATAAGTATCTGGTCTATCAGCCGATGACCTATTTCCCTAAGCCAAAACCCAGCGAGATGGTGAGCCAGCGCGCACTTGATAATATCCTGAACTACACCAACCGGCAGTTCAAACAGGCGATGGGCTCGCACTTTGTATTGCAGGATATCCCGCGCGAAAACACGCTGATCTTCCGCGGCGCCATCACGGCGATCGATACGCAGAAGAAGGGGCTTCAGCTGTATGAAGTGTTGCCGATCACCCTGCTGGTGGCCGCGACCCAAAGCGTTACCGGGCACCGCACCATGGAAAGCGCCGTCTATATGGAAGGGGAGTTTATCGACGCCTCAACCCAGCAGCCGGTGATTAAAGTGGTGCGCAAGGCATCGGGCGAGAATCTCAATAATGAAAAGTCCCAGCTGAAAGTGGCCGACGTAAAAAACGCGATTGATATTATCGCCACCGACATTAAAGAATATAACACCTTGTAA
- a CDS encoding LysR family transcriptional regulator, whose protein sequence is MKLKDFKIEELRILRTIAETASVSQAAQLLGMPQSNVSRSLTALERRLGLEIFLRGPRTLSLTEFGEQFLRRAALLLDEHNDLLDMSGTYKRSLNGRVTLGAPIGIHSFLTRYLLPPLLQASPELIVDLVTRNPGEREKKYGAVFDSDCDLLISFFQPQNENLVARPLTRFRVGLFASPDYVASSPLGEPDELAQHRCITLRTLGGSSNSWSCYDPLGQLMQVTVTGSCICDNILPAIELAKQGLGIVYAPYYSVASALESGALLPCIARERCIDMQAYLIYPQRGILPHRVQVMMDSIIENVKLHAHRLI, encoded by the coding sequence GTGAAATTAAAAGACTTTAAAATTGAGGAGCTCAGGATCCTGCGCACCATTGCGGAAACGGCCAGCGTCAGCCAGGCGGCGCAGCTGTTGGGCATGCCGCAGTCCAACGTGTCGCGCAGCCTGACGGCGCTGGAGCGGCGGCTCGGTTTGGAAATCTTTTTGCGCGGGCCGCGAACCTTGTCGTTGACCGAGTTTGGCGAACAATTCTTGCGCCGCGCCGCCCTGCTGCTGGATGAACATAACGACCTGCTCGATATGTCCGGCACCTACAAGCGCAGCCTGAACGGCAGGGTAACGCTCGGCGCGCCTATCGGCATCCATTCGTTCCTGACGCGTTATCTGCTGCCCCCGCTGCTGCAGGCGTCGCCCGAGCTGATTGTCGATCTGGTTACCCGCAATCCGGGCGAACGCGAAAAAAAGTATGGCGCAGTTTTCGACAGCGACTGCGACCTGCTGATCAGCTTTTTCCAACCGCAGAATGAAAACCTGGTCGCCCGGCCATTAACCCGGTTTCGCGTCGGGCTGTTCGCCTCGCCGGATTACGTCGCCAGTTCGCCGCTCGGCGAGCCGGATGAGCTGGCGCAGCATCGCTGCATCACCTTGCGCACCCTCGGTGGCAGCAGCAACAGCTGGAGTTGCTACGATCCGCTGGGTCAGCTGATGCAGGTGACGGTAACCGGCAGCTGCATTTGCGACAATATTCTGCCGGCGATTGAGCTGGCCAAACAGGGGCTGGGGATTGTCTACGCCCCCTACTATTCGGTGGCGTCCGCCCTGGAATCCGGCGCGCTGCTGCCCTGCATCGCGCGTGAGCGCTGTATCGATATGCAGGCTTATCTCATCTACCCGCAGCGCGGGATCTTGCCCCACCGGGTGCAGGTGATGATGGACAGCATCATCGAGAACGTCAAACTGCACGCGCATCGGCTGATTTGA
- a CDS encoding fimbria/pilus chaperone family protein: MTIKRSLAQLLGALWLTLGLVHSAGASFQLESMGIVLEENPGRVSFSIRNSSSEPILLATKVEDLDGKGFSKAVLLSPPIARIEAGQSQQVNFVLKPGTALPHEVMLKASFEGIGQAVDNSARMPVRQSIGLILQPTSVAVSKTPWDDLQLSLAGERLTIVNAGQHVVRLAPQLTLQPSGKVATLDNYYLMAGETQTLRVEGRPTSVTITPLSRYGFKQDAVTLAVK, translated from the coding sequence ATGACGATAAAACGAAGCCTGGCGCAGCTGTTGGGCGCACTGTGGCTGACGCTGGGGCTGGTGCATTCCGCCGGGGCGTCATTTCAGCTGGAGAGCATGGGCATTGTGTTGGAAGAGAACCCGGGGCGGGTGAGTTTCAGCATCAGGAACAGTTCGTCGGAGCCGATATTGTTGGCGACGAAGGTGGAAGACCTGGACGGCAAGGGGTTCAGCAAGGCCGTTTTGCTGTCGCCGCCGATTGCGCGCATCGAAGCGGGGCAAAGCCAGCAGGTAAACTTCGTGCTGAAACCGGGAACGGCGTTGCCGCATGAGGTGATGCTGAAGGCGTCGTTCGAGGGCATTGGCCAGGCGGTGGACAACAGTGCGCGGATGCCGGTGCGGCAGAGCATCGGGCTGATTTTGCAGCCGACCTCGGTGGCGGTGAGCAAGACGCCGTGGGATGACCTGCAGCTGAGCCTGGCGGGGGAGCGGCTGACGATAGTCAACGCCGGGCAGCACGTGGTGCGGCTGGCGCCGCAGCTGACGCTGCAGCCTTCGGGCAAGGTGGCGACGCTGGACAATTACTATCTGATGGCGGGTGAAACGCAGACGCTGAGGGTGGAAGGGCGGCCAACGTCGGTGACGATCACCCCGCTGAGCCGCTACGGCTTCAAGCAGGATGCGGTGACGCTGGCGGTGAAGTAA
- a CDS encoding fimbria/pilus outer membrane usher protein: MMKTAASGFDVKTLAQLGYNADIAAFFNTARFLPGVHRVSLEVNAAQRYQEEVRFGSQGELCLDERLAQTLRLRVTSPLGACERIEARWPQAVVQVFPGAFRVEITLPEEAFDPDKLRTEQQGGHALLLNYDLYGNRRQGRYGNQQTLQAMLEPGVNVGNWVIRNRASYNNDESGSRLDVYETSASKDFPRWGAFVQLGEFGAGGALSGNVPITGGQLASLDTGAQRALLTVPLEGSVASPSTLEVKQRGQVMYRTLLPAGPFSLSDLGPVMAGVDTEVTLTEADGRQQRFTVTPTAGDPAVQAGGYQLAAGRYRPYGATPEGASPPALLLGEKRLRLGQNRQVTAGGLLAKTYQRLAWQGSQGDDWGNWLSGGATLTRGRQQGVQLDAQGQTALGSSLSLSLSSQYRTLGFRDADEGLAPSGPDQEAMARLRYSGGLALSWRSMNAGALTYSLSHEGYYRDSRRSWTHSLAYGKSLGQATLSVNLQSSAYDRAAVYAGLSLPWGSGSVSSRLQMRRNNRMTLGSSWQGPVSERLNGYLDVTRDADRDYQAAGNLSGETPYTRLGLGAARGGQGSTSLSLSSSGGLGVANGTWVTSPQRIGDTLAVVSVPAQSGVRVSGGGSGITDFAGDALLPMLMPYVPLRAQIDTLSLPLNLRLDSTEAAFELARGSVAERRFRVTEVRQLLLTLLDEKGAPLPTGASVHDEQGQLLGTLIGEGNLMLVNDDIGKALRVRRLNMNECVVSYAVPAAFDPAVLYEEGDAVCRPVGGPSQ, translated from the coding sequence ATGATGAAAACTGCTGCCTCCGGCTTCGATGTCAAAACCCTGGCGCAGCTGGGGTACAACGCGGATATTGCCGCATTTTTCAATACCGCACGTTTTTTACCGGGTGTGCACCGCGTCTCGCTGGAAGTCAACGCGGCGCAGCGCTACCAGGAAGAGGTGCGTTTCGGTTCGCAAGGCGAACTGTGCCTGGATGAACGGCTGGCGCAGACGCTGCGCCTGCGGGTCACTTCTCCGCTGGGCGCCTGCGAACGCATCGAAGCGCGTTGGCCGCAGGCGGTGGTGCAGGTATTCCCCGGCGCCTTTCGCGTGGAGATAACCCTGCCGGAAGAGGCGTTCGACCCGGACAAGTTGCGCACCGAGCAGCAGGGCGGCCATGCGCTGCTGCTGAACTACGACCTGTACGGCAACCGCCGTCAGGGGCGCTACGGCAACCAGCAGACGCTGCAGGCGATGCTGGAGCCGGGCGTCAACGTCGGTAACTGGGTGATCCGCAACCGCGCCAGTTATAACAACGACGAGAGCGGCAGCCGGCTCGACGTATATGAAACCTCGGCAAGCAAAGATTTCCCGCGCTGGGGCGCTTTCGTTCAGCTCGGCGAATTCGGCGCCGGCGGGGCGCTGAGCGGCAACGTGCCGATAACCGGCGGCCAGCTTGCCTCTCTCGACACCGGCGCGCAGCGCGCGCTACTGACGGTGCCGCTGGAGGGCAGCGTCGCGAGCCCATCGACGCTGGAGGTCAAACAGCGCGGGCAGGTGATGTATCGCACCCTGCTGCCGGCCGGGCCTTTTTCGCTAAGCGACCTGGGGCCGGTAATGGCCGGTGTGGACACCGAGGTGACGCTGACCGAGGCCGACGGGCGGCAGCAACGATTTACGGTCACGCCCACCGCCGGTGATCCGGCGGTGCAGGCGGGCGGCTATCAGCTGGCGGCGGGGCGTTATCGGCCCTATGGCGCCACCCCGGAGGGCGCATCGCCGCCGGCGCTGCTGCTGGGCGAGAAGCGGTTGCGCCTCGGCCAAAACCGGCAGGTAACGGCGGGCGGGCTGCTGGCGAAAACCTATCAGCGGCTGGCCTGGCAGGGCAGCCAGGGTGATGACTGGGGCAACTGGCTGTCGGGAGGGGCGACCCTCACCCGCGGCCGACAACAGGGCGTGCAGCTGGATGCCCAGGGGCAGACGGCGCTGGGCAGCAGCCTGTCGCTGTCGCTGTCTTCACAGTACCGCACGCTGGGCTTTCGCGATGCGGATGAAGGGCTGGCCCCTTCCGGGCCGGATCAGGAGGCGATGGCGCGGCTGCGTTACAGCGGCGGGCTGGCGCTTTCCTGGCGCAGCATGAACGCCGGCGCGCTGACCTATTCGCTGTCGCACGAAGGTTATTACCGCGACAGCCGGCGCAGCTGGACGCATTCGCTGGCGTACGGCAAAAGCCTCGGGCAGGCCACGCTGAGCGTCAATCTGCAATCCTCCGCCTATGACCGTGCGGCGGTTTACGCCGGGCTGAGCCTGCCCTGGGGCAGCGGCAGCGTCAGCAGCCGCCTGCAGATGCGGCGCAACAACCGCATGACGCTGGGCAGTAGCTGGCAGGGGCCGGTGAGCGAGCGGCTTAACGGCTACCTGGACGTGACGCGGGACGCGGACCGCGACTATCAGGCGGCCGGCAACCTGAGCGGTGAAACCCCCTACACCCGGCTTGGGCTGGGCGCCGCGCGCGGCGGGCAGGGCAGTACGTCGCTGTCGCTCTCGTCGTCGGGCGGGTTGGGGGTAGCCAACGGCACCTGGGTGACCTCGCCGCAGCGCATCGGCGATACCCTGGCGGTGGTGTCGGTGCCGGCGCAGTCGGGCGTGCGGGTATCGGGCGGCGGCAGCGGCATCACCGATTTTGCCGGCGACGCGCTGTTGCCGATGCTGATGCCTTATGTGCCGCTGCGCGCGCAGATCGACACGCTGTCGCTACCGCTGAATCTGCGGCTGGACAGCACCGAGGCGGCGTTCGAGCTGGCGCGGGGCTCGGTGGCGGAGAGGCGGTTTCGGGTGACCGAAGTGCGCCAGCTGCTGCTGACCCTGCTCGATGAAAAGGGCGCCCCCTTGCCGACCGGGGCCTCGGTGCATGACGAGCAGGGGCAACTGCTCGGCACGCTGATCGGCGAAGGTAACCTGATGCTGGTAAACGACGATATCGGCAAGGCGCTGCGGGTGCGGCGCCTGAACATGAACGAATGCGTAGTGAGTTACGCGGTGCCGGCGGCGTTCGATCCGGCGGTGTTGTACGAAGAGGGCGATGCCGTCTGCCGTCCGGTGGGCGGGCCGAGCCAATAA
- a CDS encoding DUF1120 domain-containing protein, whose amino-acid sequence MNKIALRMMVASTLFATGASLAAGPSAEIKVVGELIAPTCEVKLPNNGVFDYGSISHTQISRDKPVSLGVKGGLTMEVKCDAETPMTFNVIDNRLGTASEQGKTFGLGNVNATGKLGFYSIQAYYPEIDGTLGRLFVTQDSTITSPAGSVQLEHGKRVGWASAAGNSLAIGKNFTAQLLVEAFLAKSGDMHGGIGEDVNLDGSTTLEFGFGL is encoded by the coding sequence ATGAATAAAATTGCGTTGCGAATGATGGTGGCTTCCACGCTGTTTGCCACCGGGGCCAGCCTGGCCGCCGGCCCAAGCGCGGAAATAAAAGTGGTGGGCGAACTGATAGCGCCGACCTGTGAGGTCAAGCTGCCCAACAATGGGGTCTTTGATTACGGCAGCATTAGCCATACGCAAATCAGCCGGGACAAACCCGTCAGTCTGGGCGTGAAGGGCGGTCTCACCATGGAAGTGAAATGCGATGCCGAAACGCCGATGACCTTTAACGTTATCGACAACCGTCTGGGCACCGCCAGCGAGCAGGGAAAAACCTTCGGCCTCGGTAACGTCAATGCTACCGGCAAACTGGGTTTTTATTCAATCCAGGCCTATTACCCGGAGATTGATGGGACCCTCGGCAGGCTGTTTGTTACACAGGACAGCACTATTACTTCGCCTGCGGGTTCCGTTCAACTCGAACACGGCAAGCGGGTCGGCTGGGCTTCGGCTGCCGGCAATTCGCTGGCCATCGGCAAAAACTTCACGGCTCAGCTGCTGGTTGAAGCCTTCCTGGCCAAAAGCGGCGACATGCACGGCGGCATCGGTGAAGACGTCAACCTGGACGGCTCCACCACGCTGGAGTTCGGTTTCGGGTTGTAA
- a CDS encoding DUF1120 domain-containing protein: MKKTVISASVMAIAMMANHVSAASMSPELKVKGQMAVPSCQVSLTNSGVFDLGKLSNSLINATAASALAKSPNQLVVNCEAETFLNFTVVDNREGTASVADSANFGLGSVNGSGKLGYYKVNIFSAAVDGVSSALYSVKKGTTSFSTVNSAYIDKNNVTGWAKAGNVQNSGKLFAARLQVEPYLASAKDMNGPITDNVKLDGSSTLSFAYGI; this comes from the coding sequence ATGAAAAAAACAGTAATCTCTGCAAGCGTCATGGCGATCGCGATGATGGCGAATCATGTCTCTGCGGCATCCATGTCGCCGGAGCTGAAGGTGAAAGGGCAGATGGCGGTGCCGTCTTGCCAGGTATCTCTCACTAACAGCGGCGTTTTCGATCTGGGCAAGCTGTCGAATTCGCTGATTAACGCCACTGCGGCCAGCGCGCTGGCAAAATCGCCAAATCAGCTGGTCGTTAACTGCGAGGCCGAAACCTTTTTGAATTTCACCGTAGTCGATAACCGCGAAGGCACCGCCAGCGTGGCGGACAGCGCCAACTTTGGCCTGGGCAGCGTCAATGGCTCCGGCAAGCTCGGTTATTATAAAGTCAACATCTTCAGTGCCGCGGTCGACGGCGTGTCTTCGGCGCTGTACAGCGTCAAAAAAGGCACCACCTCGTTCTCCACCGTCAACTCGGCTTATATCGATAAAAACAACGTCACGGGTTGGGCTAAAGCGGGCAACGTGCAAAACAGCGGCAAACTGTTCGCCGCCAGACTGCAGGTTGAACCTTACCTGGCGTCCGCCAAAGACATGAACGGCCCAATCACCGACAACGTGAAACTGGATGGTTCTTCCACCTTAAGTTTTGCGTACGGCATTTAA
- a CDS encoding DUF1120 domain-containing protein, with amino-acid sequence MKKRLLQTGVLGLWVFFSGQLIAAPSAELKVSGKIKHSGCAVIASNNGVYDYGSVPGNAADEQRLPTLKQAWQVRCESEAYLAIIPTDNRAASRSAQDPRRFGLSNTADGRPVGYFLLGLTHATVNGAPAALRSRAAASAQPGSDVALISGERSDWLLADATRAAGRTYTMEISVTPVLAANIPVTDKVELDGSVTLNFVFGL; translated from the coding sequence ATGAAAAAGAGACTGTTGCAAACGGGCGTGCTTGGCCTGTGGGTATTTTTTTCCGGCCAACTTATTGCTGCGCCTTCGGCTGAGCTGAAGGTGTCCGGGAAAATTAAGCATTCAGGGTGCGCCGTTATCGCCAGCAATAATGGCGTTTACGACTATGGCTCCGTGCCGGGTAACGCCGCCGATGAGCAGAGGTTGCCGACACTGAAACAGGCCTGGCAGGTGCGCTGCGAGAGCGAGGCTTATCTGGCGATTATTCCGACGGATAACCGCGCAGCCAGCCGCAGCGCGCAGGATCCGCGCCGCTTCGGTCTGAGCAATACGGCGGACGGGCGGCCGGTTGGCTATTTCCTGTTGGGCTTGACCCATGCCACGGTGAATGGCGCTCCGGCGGCGCTGCGTTCGCGCGCTGCCGCATCGGCGCAGCCGGGCAGCGACGTTGCGTTGATCTCCGGTGAACGCAGCGACTGGCTGCTTGCGGATGCCACTCGCGCCGCCGGGCGCACCTATACCATGGAGATCTCGGTCACCCCCGTTCTGGCGGCCAATATTCCGGTCACGGATAAAGTAGAGCTGGACGGTTCGGTGACGCTGAATTTTGTTTTTGGGCTTTGA
- a CDS encoding GNAT family N-acetyltransferase, translating into MNIISVRQSPALAPRAVDYFQRQWASPDSMKVYEDAINRSLGAANPLPQWYLLMGNDGILGCAGLITNDFISRGELYPWLCALYVEEAHRGRGYGAGLIEHVAAETRRLGFPQLHLCTDLEGYYERRGFEFNGLGYHPWGEASRVYTRGL; encoded by the coding sequence ATGAACATTATTTCAGTGCGGCAATCGCCCGCGCTTGCGCCGCGCGCTGTCGATTATTTCCAGCGGCAGTGGGCTTCGCCTGATAGCATGAAGGTGTATGAAGACGCCATCAATCGCAGTCTCGGTGCCGCCAACCCGCTGCCGCAGTGGTATCTGTTGATGGGCAACGATGGCATCCTCGGCTGCGCGGGGCTGATCACCAACGATTTTATCAGCCGCGGCGAACTCTACCCCTGGCTGTGCGCGCTGTATGTGGAAGAAGCGCACCGGGGGCGCGGCTATGGCGCAGGGCTGATCGAACACGTGGCGGCGGAAACCCGGCGCCTGGGCTTCCCGCAGCTGCACCTGTGCACCGATCTGGAAGGCTATTACGAGCGACGCGGGTTCGAGTTTAACGGACTGGGCTATCATCCCTGGGGCGAAGCCTCGCGGGTGTATACGCGGGGGCTATGA
- a CDS encoding class I SAM-dependent DNA methyltransferase, translating to MTQNIYDNQTFFDGYAQLSRSVDGLDGAPEWPAIRRILPDLQGKKVVDLGCGYGWFCRSAREQGAASVLGLDVSEKMLARARDMTQDGGIEYRRQDLAQLRLPPAGYQLAYSSLTLHYIEDLARLFAEIYRGLAAGGQFIFTAEHPIYTAPKQQGWLVDENGQKSWPINGYQREGQRVSNWLTDGVIKQHRTLGSYINLLVQQGFVISHLNEWGPTAQQIAATPALDEEQERPMIFILAAHKPA from the coding sequence ATGACGCAAAATATCTACGACAATCAAACCTTCTTCGACGGCTACGCTCAGCTCAGCCGCTCGGTGGACGGGCTGGACGGCGCACCGGAGTGGCCCGCCATTCGCCGCATCCTGCCGGATTTGCAGGGCAAAAAGGTGGTCGATCTCGGCTGCGGCTACGGCTGGTTTTGCCGCAGCGCGCGCGAACAGGGCGCCGCAAGCGTGCTGGGGCTGGATGTGTCGGAAAAGATGCTCGCCAGAGCGCGGGACATGACCCAGGATGGCGGCATCGAGTATCGCCGCCAGGATTTGGCGCAGCTTCGGCTGCCGCCGGCAGGTTACCAGCTGGCCTACAGTTCTCTGACCCTGCACTACATCGAAGATCTGGCCAGGCTGTTCGCCGAAATCTATCGGGGGTTGGCGGCCGGCGGGCAGTTTATTTTTACCGCCGAGCACCCAATCTATACCGCGCCAAAACAGCAGGGCTGGCTGGTCGACGAAAACGGGCAAAAGTCCTGGCCAATCAACGGCTATCAGCGGGAAGGGCAGCGGGTTTCCAACTGGTTGACGGACGGGGTAATCAAGCAGCATCGCACGCTCGGCAGCTATATCAACCTGCTGGTGCAACAGGGTTTCGTTATTTCTCATCTCAACGAATGGGGCCCAACCGCCCAGCAAATCGCGGCAACCCCGGCGCTGGACGAAGAACAAGAACGTCCGATGATCTTTATTCTCGCCGCCCATAAGCCAGCCTAG
- a CDS encoding YodC family protein, with product MTFNIGDFVQRTTGGPKMTIVAIDGETLICSWNELGKEQRAEVQAGDVALYHEDGDFGVC from the coding sequence ATGACGTTTAACATCGGTGATTTTGTCCAGCGCACCACCGGCGGCCCCAAGATGACCATCGTGGCGATCGACGGTGAAACGCTGATTTGCAGCTGGAATGAGCTGGGTAAAGAACAGCGCGCCGAAGTACAGGCCGGCGACGTGGCGTTATACCACGAAGACGGCGACTTCGGCGTGTGCTGA
- a CDS encoding GNAT family N-acetyltransferase, producing MDLKILADEKRFYINDPQGKMIAEISFVPSGDKLTIIDHTWVDEVLKGQGVGKKLVALVVEKMRAEHRKIIPLCPFAKHEFDTTPAYQDIRA from the coding sequence ATGGACCTAAAAATTCTGGCAGATGAGAAACGTTTCTATATAAACGATCCGCAGGGCAAGATGATTGCCGAAATTTCCTTTGTGCCGAGCGGCGATAAGCTGACGATTATCGACCATACCTGGGTCGACGAGGTTTTAAAGGGGCAGGGCGTAGGCAAAAAGCTGGTGGCGCTGGTGGTGGAAAAAATGCGTGCCGAGCATCGCAAGATTATCCCGCTGTGTCCGTTCGCCAAACATGAGTTCGACACCACCCCGGCCTACCAGGACATCCGCGCCTAA
- a CDS encoding DoxX family protein, producing MGDSSKDSVILLSRILLMILFIIFGWMKLVNFGATVTAMEGYGTPMPYLAAIIAVVVEFFFGIALIVGLFTRPIAIIFALYVLGTAFIGHQFWKMTGMEMMGNEINFFKNISIIGGLLLLAVTGAGRYSLDHKFFNK from the coding sequence ATGGGTGATAGCTCAAAAGACAGCGTTATTCTGCTGTCCCGAATATTACTGATGATTCTGTTCATTATTTTTGGCTGGATGAAACTGGTTAACTTTGGCGCAACGGTAACGGCAATGGAGGGCTACGGTACTCCCATGCCGTATTTGGCGGCAATCATCGCTGTGGTGGTTGAGTTCTTTTTTGGTATTGCGCTTATTGTCGGCCTATTTACCCGGCCTATCGCAATTATTTTTGCCCTCTATGTTTTGGGCACCGCCTTTATTGGCCACCAATTCTGGAAAATGACCGGCATGGAAATGATGGGTAACGAAATAAACTTCTTCAAAAATATCAGCATTATCGGCGGCCTGCTGCTGTTGGCGGTGACGGGTGCCGGGCGTTACTCGCTGGATCACAAATTCTTTAATAAATAA
- the smrA gene encoding DNA endonuclease SmrA, producing the protein MSNQEKDDFEQAMAGVIPLASGRQTLYLKPEQALDKSARREAQRLQLDNFLSTGFLEVIPCEQPLEFRGEGIQQGVLDKLRNGRYPPQATLNLLKLSVEASRQALFRFILQAEAQNLRSVLIVHGRGRQSESHPNIVRSYVAKWLAQFEQVQAFCRALPRDGGEGACYVTLRKSAQAKADNFERHAKRSR; encoded by the coding sequence ATGAGCAATCAGGAAAAAGACGATTTCGAGCAGGCGATGGCGGGCGTCATCCCGCTGGCGAGTGGCCGGCAGACCCTGTATCTCAAACCCGAGCAGGCGCTCGACAAAAGCGCGCGCCGTGAAGCGCAGCGGCTGCAGTTGGATAATTTTCTCAGCACCGGTTTCCTCGAGGTGATCCCCTGCGAGCAGCCGCTGGAATTCAGGGGGGAGGGCATTCAGCAAGGCGTGCTGGATAAGCTGCGCAACGGCCGTTACCCGCCACAGGCCACGCTGAACCTGCTGAAGCTGTCGGTTGAGGCCAGCCGCCAGGCACTGTTCCGCTTTATCCTGCAGGCGGAGGCGCAAAACTTGCGTTCGGTGCTGATTGTGCACGGCCGCGGGCGGCAATCTGAAAGCCACCCGAATATCGTGCGCAGCTACGTCGCCAAATGGCTGGCGCAGTTTGAGCAGGTGCAGGCGTTTTGCCGCGCTTTACCGCGCGACGGCGGTGAGGGCGCTTGCTACGTAACGCTGCGCAAGTCGGCGCAGGCGAAAGCCGACAACTTCGAGCGCCATGCCAAACGCAGCCGTTAA